One segment of Rosa chinensis cultivar Old Blush chromosome 6, RchiOBHm-V2, whole genome shotgun sequence DNA contains the following:
- the LOC112174508 gene encoding serine/threonine-protein kinase STY46, with amino-acid sequence MNKFQGIFQKKKGSPTALPRIDPSAAKQVTPTHYTPATVAAVEPHGCCRDSVNVFSMSQSTKKLEQQVAELEKKLAKEKELRMMYIKKLERTQDYLRYCLQVAQENGFLDLVLHNKDHADTVNNATGNTSPQLPTTPLHQHHPPSDLDALIDQAKLNGWFINTDEIEFEEKIGQGSTAQIYKATWHGLDVAVKCIEPEFFESNENGVSFFAQELDTLCRQRHRYVLHLMGACLDPPNYAWVVTEFLSSTLKEWLHGPGNRQKERMIELPPLEERVARALEIAQAMQYLHEQKPKVLHRDLKPSNIFLDDAGHVRVADFGHARFLSDEEMALTGETGKGDGTYVYMAPEVIQCEPYNEKCDVYSFGIILNEIITGNYPYIETDYGPTMIAMEVVEGKLRPRLPDDNDGQLGELIELICLSWDGDASIRPSFATITCNLKKLQNRIL; translated from the exons ATGAACAAATTTCAAGGGATATTTCAGAAGAAAAAGGGGTCTCCAACGGCGTTGCCGAGAATTGATCCTAGCGCAGCGAAGCAAGTAACGCCTACTCATTACACGCCGGCCACTGTGGCAGCTGTGGAGCCGCACGGTTGTTGTCGAGATTCGGTCAACGTTTTTTCGATGAGCCAGTCTACCAAGAAGTTGGAACAGCAg GTGGCAGAACTGGAAAAGAAATTAGCAAAGGAGAAAGAGCTTCGGATGATGTACATAAAGAAATTGGAAAGAACACAAGATTATTTGAGGTATTGTCTACAAGTAGCCCAAGAAAATGGGTTTTTGGACCTTGTACTccataacaaagatcatgccgACACTGTTAACAATGCCACTGGTAATACCAGTCCTCAATTGCCAACTACTCCTCTGCACCAGCACCACCCACCTTCTGATCTAGATGCTCTCATCGATCAAGCCAAGCTAAATGGATGGTTCATAAATACAGATGAG ATTGAATTTGAAGAGAAGATAGGGCAGGGGAGCACAGCACAGATATACAAAGCAACATGGCATGGACTTGATGTCGCGGTGAAATGCATAGAACCTGAATTCTTTGAATCAAACGAGAATGGTGTCTCATTTTTCGCTCAAGAGCTCGATACGTTATGTAGGCAGCGTCATCGGTACGTGCTTCATCTAATGGGGGCGTGCCTTGATCCTCCTAACTATGCTTGGGTGGTGACCGAGTTCTTGAGCTCGACATTGAAAGAGTGGCTGCACGGCCCTGGAAATAGGCAAAAAGAGAGGATGATTGAGCTTCCTCCATTGGAAGAGAGGGTGGCCAGGGCATTGGAGATCGCTCAGGCCATGCAGTATCTCCACGAACAAAAGCCTAAGGTTCTTCATCGCGACCTAAAGCCTAGCAACATCTTTTTGGATGACGCTGGTCACGTAAGAGTTGCAGATTTTGGTCACGCTCGGTTCTTGAGTGATGAGGAGATGGCACTAACAGGGGAAACAGGTAAGGGAGATG GAACATATGTGTACATGGCGCCAGAGGTGATCCAATGCGAGCCTTACAATGAGAAATGTGATGTATACAGCTTCGGGATTATACTCAATGAGATTATAACTGGAAATTATCCATATATTGAGACAGATTATGGTCCTACTATG ATTGCCATGGAAGTTGTGGAGGGTAAACTGAGGCCAAGACTTCCCGATGACAACGATGGCCAACTTGGGGAGCTAATTGAGCTGATTTGCCTTTCATGGGACGGAGATGCTTCTATTAGACCATCCTTTGCCACCATCACTTGCAATCTGAAGAAGCTCCAGAACAGAATACTATAG
- the LOC112173318 gene encoding mechanosensitive ion channel protein 10, protein MSEKQQSPSGGEVVVEVGREKSNEPKGSDSSASQTLTKRKSFSRESPNEISLVRTEENAPPSPGKTKDEEDVEIYKKVKLSRRVSCKKISIEWIVFLSILGFLVASLTVHKLKNLMVWGLEVWKWCALIMVVLCGMLMTNWVIGFIFLVIERNFLLRKKVLYFVYGMKTGIQFLMWGSLILLTWLLLIKRGLQQSKVSTKILAYITRSIVAVVIGAFLWLLKTLLVLILASKFEAVTYFDRIQESIFNQYVLQTLSGPPLMEEAYEISRGSSKQSYRETRKAQAERVEKRVVIDMTKLQRIKQEKVSSWTLKVLMDAVTSSGLSTISHTLDGIEDLNEQRDKEITSEMEATAAAHDIFLNVAPPGSKYIEEWDLLRFMIQEEVEFVWPLIDVAMTGQVDRKTLTDWVVKLYTDRKALAHALSDTKAVTAQVNNLVTSIVFIIIIVVSLLVVEIATTSFFVFLSSQLVLAAFAFGNTCKNVFESIMFLFVAHPYDVGDCIVFEGVPMIVEEMNIFTTVFLKLSNNEKVYYPNSVLSATLISNYSRSPDMRDAVEFSIALTPVEKIVKLKEKIKEYIEGKPQYWHRKHNVVVINIEDVVKLKMAVYCHHKMNYKDFEEKNLRRAELNFELLKILEELNITVISADLPKSECHSN, encoded by the exons ATGTCGGAGAAGCAGCAATCTCCTAGTGGAGGTGAAGTTGTAGTGGAAGTTGGAAGGGAAAAGAGCAATGAACCAAAAGGCTCAGACTCTTCAGCTAGCCAGACCCTCACTAAGAGAAAGTCATTCAGTAG GGAGTCCCCGAATGAAATCTCATTGGTTAGGACTGAGGAGAATGCACCGCCATCTCCAGGCAAAACAAAAGATGAGGAGGATGTGGAGATTTACAAGAAGGTTAAATTGAGTAGAAGAGTGAGCTGCAAAAAAATCTCGATTGAGTGGATTGTTTTTCTATCCATTTTGGGTTTTTTAGTGGCTAGCTTGACTGTCCATAAGCTAAAGAATCTTATGGTTTGGGGATTGGAGGTTTGGAAATGGTGTGCGCTTATAATGGTGGTATTATGTGGCATGCTGATGACAAATTGGGTTATCGGTTTCATATTTTTGGTGATCGAGCGCAACTTCTTGCTTAGGAAGAAGGTGTTGTATTTTGTTTATGGAATGAAGACGGGTATTCAGTTTCTCATGTGGGGGAGTCTGATTCTTCTCACATGGCTACTCTTGATCAAACGCGGGCTTCAGCAATCAAAAGTTTCCACTAAGATTCTGGCTTACATCACGCGAAGTATCGTTGCAGTTGTTATTGGGGCATTTTTGTGGTTGTTAAagactttgttggttctgatctTAGCATCTAAATTCGAGGCGGTCACCtattttgatagaattcaagaaTCGATATTCAATCAATATGTTCTTCAGACACTTTCAGGACCTCCGTTGATGGAGGAGGCTTATGAAATATCACGAGGCAGTAGCAAACAAAGTTACAGAGAGACTAGGAAGGCACAGGCCGAACGGGTGGAGAAAAGGGTCGTCATTGACATGACAAAGCTTCAAAGGATAAAGCAAGAGAAGGTTTCTTCTTGGACCTTGAAGGTATTGATGGATGCAGTAACTAGTTCAGGGCTATCCACCATCTCTCATACATTGGACGGGATAGAGGATCTAAATGAACAGAGAGATAAAGAGATCACCAGTGAGATGGAAGCAACTGCTGCTGCACATGACATTTTCCTTAACGTCGCTCCGCCTGGTTCTAA GTACATTGAGGAGTGGGATCTCTTGAGGTTCATGATCCAGGAAGAGGTAGAGTTTGTATGGCCGCTGATTGACGTAGCAATGACCGGACAAGTTGACAGAAAAACTCTGACAGACTGGGTG GTGAAGCTCTACACTGATCGCAAAGCATTAGCTCATGCATTGTCTGATACCAAAGCAGTTACAGCGCAAGTCAACAATCTTGTGACTAGCATTGTGTTTATTATCATCATCGTTGTGAGCCTTCTAGTGGTGGAAATTGCAACCACAAGCTTTTTTGTCTTCCTATCATCACAGCTCGTATTAGCAGCTTTTGCTTTCGGAAACACTTGCAAGAATGTATTTGAATCTATCATGTTTCTATTTGTGGCACATCCATATGATGTTGGTGACTGCATTGTTTTTGAAGGCGTTCCG ATGATAGTTGAAGAGATGAACATCTTTACTACGGTTTTCTTGAAACTCAGTAATAACGAGAAGGTGTACTATCCGAATTCAGTTTTATCTGCAACATTGATCAGCAATTACTCCAGAAGTCCAGATATGAGAGATGCTGTAGAATTCTCAATTGCTTTAACACCAGTGGAGAAGATAGTCaagttgaaagaaaaaataaagga ATACATCGAGGGGAAGCCTCAATATTGGCATCGAAAACACAATGTGGTGGTGATTAACATCGAAGATGTTGTTAAGTTAAAGATGGCAGTctattgtcatcacaaaatgaACTATAAAGATTTTGAGGAAAAGAATTTGCGCAGAGCTGAGCTAAACTTCGAATTGCTGAAAATTCTTGAAGAGCTAAACATCACAGTAATATCTGCTGACCTCCCAAAAAGTGAATGTCACTCAAACTAA
- the LOC112169079 gene encoding mechanosensitive ion channel protein 10, which yields MEAAEKGLKGSNVSMSKNRSGNDGGDEVVVVVQSEEMEDEAKGSCSKGLESSAPNQISKVELQVGSHSPEITGSSNAPIPNETLTRRKSSISLGQQSMRIDSDILEEDTNLEQDGSPANKSAFKEEEEEEEEIYEKVNSSRKVNKKMLMEYIVFACSLGVIVASFTVEKLENLKVWGLEMWKLCVLVMLIFCGMLVTNCVLTLLVFVIERNFLFTRKKVVLYLVYGMKKSVQVFLWFGMVLLTWLFFFKFNRGNERSKTSTKILDHITWTLVSLLIGAFLWMLSTLLFKTLASKFMAVAYFDRIQESLFHQYVIETLSGPPLVEEDAKIRRSLSTGFVSLRSINNVEKKVTGKVNPARKVSVETMDTLVGAVSTRDTEITSEWEAKAAAFKIFRNVAQHGNKYIEEEDLMRFMTRAEVGNVFPLFDGAMENGKIKRKDLRSWMVNVYRERNALACSMTDTKTVLKQFEKFFTSLVIVITIVVWLLLVGIASTNLVVFLSTQFLLAAFIFGNTCKNVFEAIVFMFVTHPFDVGDRIVVDDVLLVVEEMNVLTTTFLKPNNEKVYYPNSVLCTKIISNYYRSPEMGDTVEFSIILTPVEKIDMLRKRIKEYLESKPQHWRPGHSVVVIDIEDVNKLKMALNICHTMNFQEIGERNKRRTELVIELMRTLEDLNITYSLMPQEVHLTQNKADATVSFKR from the exons ATGGAAGCCGCAGAGAAAGGCTTAAAAGGAAGCAATGTAAGCATGTCGAAAAATCGATCTGGGAATGATGGAGGTGATGAAGTTGTAGTGGTGGTTCAAAGCGAAGAGATGGAAGATGAAGCAAAAGGGTCTTGTTCGAAAGGCTTAGAATCTTCAGCTCCCAATCAAATTAGCAAAGTGGAATTGCAGGTTGGCTCTCATTCCCCTGAGATTACAGGATCCAGCAACGCCCCCATCCCCAATGAGACCCTCACTAGGAGAAAGTCATCTATTAGTCTTGGTCAACAGTCGATGCGCATTGATTCTGATATTCTTGAAGAGGACACTAATTTAGAGCAGGATGGTTCCCCCGCAAATAAATCAGCATtcaaagaggaggaggaggaggaggaggagatttaCGAGAAGGTTAACTCTAGCAGGAAAGTGAACAAGAAAATGCTGATGGAGTATATTGTTTTCGCGTGCAGTTTGGGTGTTATAGTAGCTAGCTTTACTGTCGAGAAACTAGAGAATCTTAAGGTGTGGGGATTGGAGATGTGGAAATTGTGTGTGCTTGTTATGCTCATATTCTGTGGAATGCTGGTTACGAATTGTGTTTTGACTCTGTTAGTTTTTGTGATTGAGAGGAACTTTCTGTTTACGAGGAAGAAGGTGGTGTTGTATTTGGTTTATGGAATGAAAAAGAGTGTTCAGGTTTTCCTGTGGTTCGGTATGGTGCTTCTCACATGGCTATTCTTTTTCAAATTCAATCGTGGCAATGAGAGATCAAAGACTTCCACCAAGATTTTGGATCATATTACGTGGACTCTTGTTTCGCTGCTTATTGGTGCCTTTTTGTGGATGTTATCAACTTTGTTGTTTAAGACCCTAGCATCTAAATTCATGGCCGTCGCCTATTTTGATAGGATTCAAGAATCTTTGTTCCATCAGTACGTTATTGAGACACTTTCGGGGCCTCCGTTAGTAGAGGAGGATGCCAAGATTAGGAGATCACTCAGCACAGGGTTTGTGAGTCTCAGGTCGATAAACAATGTGGAAAAGAAGGTCACTGGTAAGGTGAATCCTGCAAGGAAGGTTTCAGTTGAGACCATGGATACGTTGGTGGGTGCAGTTTCTACTAGAGATACAGAGATTACAAGTGAGTGGGAAGCCAAAGCTGCTGCCTTCAAAATATTTCGAAACGTTGCTCAGCATGGTAACAA GTACATCGAGGAGGAGGACCTCATGAGGTTCATGACTCGGGCAGAGGTGGGTAATGTATTTCCACTGTTTGACGGAGCAATGGAAAACggcaaaattaaaagaaaagatcTACGTAGCTGGATG gtaaaTGTCTACCGAGAACGCAACGCATTAGCTTGTTCTATGACTGACACCAAAACAGTTCTAAAgcaatttgagaaattttttacTAGCTTGGTGATTGTTATTACCATCGTAGTGTGGCTACTGTTGGTGGGAATTGCAAGTACAAACCTAGTTGTTTTCCTCTCAACACAGTTCTTATTGGCAGCTTTTATTTTTGGAAACACTTGCAAGAATGTATTTGAAGCTATCGTGTTCATGTTTGTgacacatccatttgatgttgGTGATCGCattgttgttgatgatgttCTG TTGGTCGTTGAAGAGATGAACGTCTTAACTACCACCTTCTTGAAACCAAATAATGAAAAGGTGTACTATCCAAATTCAGTTTTGTGCACCAAAATCATCAGCAATTATTACAGAAGTCCAGAAATGGGAGATACAGTGGAATTCTCAATTATTTTGACACCAGTGGAGAAGATAGACATGTTGAGAAAGAGAATAAAGGA GTACTTGGAGAGCAAACCGCAGCATTGGCGTCCAGGCCACAGTGTGGTGGTGATTGATATCGAAGATGTGAATAAGTTAAAGATGGCACTCAATATTTGTCACACTATGAACTTTCAAGAAATTGGTGAAAGGAATAAACGGCGAACTGAGCTAGTCATCGAATTGATGAGAACTTTGGAAGACCTAAACATCACATACAGTCTGATGCCCCAAGAAGTTCACCTCACTCAAAATAAAGCAGATGCAACCGTTTCCTTCAAGAGATGA